GCTGTACGACATCATTAAATGCAAAACATACATATAGTCCAAGTAACTACAGTGTGGTAGTACTAGATCGCATGCACGAGGACGGAACGGAAGCACGGACGGACCACGGACGTACCATGATGGGCGCCCCTGCAGGTGCAGGTGCatcgtcggcgtcggcggcggcgacggccttGTATTCGTTCATCTTCCAGCGGGTCTTGTTGCCGGTGGGCGCGCGGCCCTGGTAGAAGACCATGGTGCGCTTCTCCCCGATGACGCGGATGGCCgtgggcgaggaggaggaggagtagacgTAGGACGGCGACCCCGTGGCCTTCCAGTATCCCGACGGCGTGTTGCGCGCGGGCCGGCCGCCGTGGAGCTCCCGCTCCTTGCGCTGGCAGAAGAAGAACCACTGCTCCGTGTCGGACACGTTCGCCGCGCCGGCCATCGCCCGGAGCTCCGACGGGTGGTAGCCATAGATGTCGACGACGGGGATCAGGTGCTCCACGACGGGCCTGGTGCCGGCGAGCCGGTGCCGGAGGTAGAAGGTCAGCAGCTCCTCCTCCGTCGGGTAGAACCGGAACCCCGGCGCCATCAATGGATCACTGCTGCCACCCCTACCACCACTTTCCATTATCGTCGCTCCTGTCGTGGTTCGTTCGCACGCTGAAGATCGATCGATGGATTGTTGCTAACTAAATAGTTCCTGATGAGGAGACGGAGCGAGCACGGCTGGGCGAGAGCAGCATTTATAGAGCGGCCGGTCGAGCCAGCAGTTCGGTACCTGTTGCTTGCTTAGGTAGCTCTCCATCACGTACAAGTACGATTCAGAGAGAAGATTGATGAAGAAAATTACAACATGTAGCCATGGCCGTGTTTCCGCGTTGACCTGGACCTGGACTGAGAACGACGACTCTACTCCAATTTGCTtctcgccggccggccggcattCTTGGGTCTCTAGCTAGTGTACTAGCACTACGTATACGTACGCAGCCAGATGGACATATACAATACGTATCAGACAGTCTTGCGTTCAAAGGTTAGGATCCGGGGTACGTATTCTCGACGTATACGACGTACGGTCTACGAGagtattatttattattatatgTTCCTATATACACCAGTTAACTACTACTGTATAAAACTGTTTCTGTTTCACGGTCCATTGGTGGCCACGATAGTGTAcgcgacaaaaaaaaaaaaaaaagaccggCCGTTACGGTAATACAGTGGTGGCATCATCGGACAAGACAGTCCATAATGCCCGGCCGGCTTTTAGGTCTTCTTGATAGCGGTTTAATAAAAAACTCTTCAAACGTGCACCCACAAAAACAGCTTATAAAATTAAAGTTGAGCTAAAAACGGTGGAGTCGAAATTGTTTTCGTCTACACATTAACTGAAGACACGAAAACAGAGTTTTTCTTGGTGTAAGATCTGTTTGCCAGAGCTCCAAGTGCTCCAGATACAACAAAACAGCTCAAGACATGATTTTTTTATCCTAACACATCTCATCCGTTAAATCCAGATATGAGGCCACATCCATAGGTTtcatggagcacctcaaggggtgTTTTGAAAACTCATGGATTCCTAAAGTTGACTAAAATTACCCACCATGCCACTGATTACACAAAGAAAatgtttcctttctttttttttctctctctttgtcTTCTTCCCCATCGTGACTCTCGCTCAGCCTCTTGCGCTAGCCATCGCGTGCCGCCCCCGCCCGCCAGCCGCCGCGTAGGCCCCCGGCAGCCAATGCATCACAGACTTACAATCCTTTACCACCAAAACAGAGTGTTACGTTGAAGAATCCAAACTTTGCCACAGAATAGAACAAAAAAGAACCAACAAACAAACTCTCATTAATCCTTCGCTGACGCCAGATCGAACCACGCCGAGGTAGAAAGAGATACAAGAGGCAATAGAATATAATGGGCCATTATGTTTGATGATGATAACTTAGTTACATGTGATATTCGCAACACGCAATACCTCCATGCACAGCCCAAGCACCATTTGATTAGAGGCAATATTTACCGCCagtacactactacaaaaagattTCGCGAGACAGTGCCCAAGCATTAACGGAGGAGGGCACATTAGGCTTCCGTCGCCGTTAATGGTCGGCTTCCCCCACTGTGAAGCGTCGCCTCCGCTAAAGTTTAACGGAGGTGGATTCTTTGAGGCGTCCGTCTCTGTAAATCAATAACGAACATAGGCGGGTGTCGTTAGGCAACCGCCTCCGGTAATGGACCATTAACAGAGGCGGACGTCTTCCGTAGGGGATTCAATCTCCCTCAATCCCTCCTGACACCCTTGGTTTGGGGGCAAAACGAACAAAGCCGAGAAATGGGTAGATGAATCCCACATCAAAAAGCTGGAGCATGTTGTGAATGCCAAATTTGATTTTAGATTAAAATCTAATTTGAGCATGTGCTTTGGTAAGGAATTTTGGATTTTACTTGAGCACATATGTTGGGAAATTATATGACAAAATACTAAATTTCAGACCAAgaatttggatggtttgtttTAGAATTTTTAAAACCATTTTAGGCCAAAATAGTTTAACTGAAAACTCAAATATAGCATTCCAAAATGAATTTTAGCTTCGAACTACAAAATCTATGACACAAGATCTAAGCAAAATGAGGACGTAGTTGATTTTTAGCATCTAATTGAGAAAATATAGGATTTTTGGATGTCCCTAGGTCCTTCATGCTGGataaaaaaatagaaataatTTTAGTTTCAAAACTATAAAATCTATGATACCAAATCGAAACAAAATGGGCCGTCCTTGATTTTAGTATCAATGTAAAAAATTTGAAGATTTTTGGAGGTCCCATGATCCTTCGTTTTGAATCAACAAGAAAAAAATGTCACACCATCGAAAATAGTCTGACTCACCATAGTATGTAGTTCAAGACGAAGTGTTCGTGGTGACACCATCAACATATGTGGAAAGTATTTGTGACGATGCCAACGTGTCTATTTAGTCACACTAATACATATAGCATATCCGTATTCATTTTTCATTGTCATGCCTCTAGGCTTGATGAAAAAAGCTAGTTTATGAAAATTTAGTTCAGCAAGCGCTATTATTGAAATATTAGTTTTTGTTTGAAAAGATCTAGTTATTGTTGACGAGATGATATCAAACTCTACCAAATTAAAAGGCATATGCCTTTTTACTATTGTGAGGATTTTTTGaggtttatctttttttttctcgtgAGAGTTAACGTGGagtcactaccggaaaccggcgatttgccgagtgccgaggctttgccgagtgtattttatcgggcactcggcaaagaccgtgtttgccgagtgccaaataaaatacactcggcaaacaaaaacacacggcaaaatacgtttttgccgagtgtttttttctggcactcggcaaagatgtattttgccgagtgcctttgttttggcactcggcaaagaagctttttgccgtgtgcatttttttttgccctcggcaaatcattttttcgaagcaatttttgaggccctaaatgaattcaaatgaaaaacttttcaactacaaagttgtataacttctcaagatctacaaagtttattttggtcatttcttcatttgacaaagcgacaataacattgttcataaaatctacatctctcatatctctcatattagtttcatgaaagtagaagatacatatataagatttgtgaacaatgttactaccactatgtcggatgaacaaatgaccaaaataaactttgtagatcttgataagttgtgaaattttgtagttggcaacattttgatttgaaatcatcttgtcatgcaaaaacgacgtttgaatttgaaaattttaaaatttgaatttttcaaacgacctcggatgaaaaaacttcctaaatgaaaattgtagatctccaaaagttatgaaactatgtagttgacaactttttgatttgaaatcatcttatcatgcaaaactatgtttgaatctctcaaatttaaaattcaaatttttcaaacgacctcggatggaaaaacttactaaatgaaaattgtagatctcaaaaagttatgaaactttgtagttgaccactttttgatttgaattcatttagggcctcaaacaagcaatttactctcagtttgccgagtgctttttttctagcactcggca
This sequence is a window from Miscanthus floridulus cultivar M001 chromosome 10, ASM1932011v1, whole genome shotgun sequence. Protein-coding genes within it:
- the LOC136487762 gene encoding NAC domain-containing protein 90-like — translated: MESGGRGGSSDPLMAPGFRFYPTEEELLTFYLRHRLAGTRPVVEHLIPVVDIYGYHPSELRAMAGAANVSDTEQWFFFCQRKERELHGGRPARNTPSGYWKATGSPSYVYSSSSSPTAIRVIGEKRTMVFYQGRAPTGNKTRWKMNEYKAVAAADADDAPAPAGAPIMLRNEFSVCRVYISTGTLMRSFDRRPLNPPGSLAVAAQQAFHCGYQQQQLQRPLQPPAAAVAVAKTTSHHHQQMLAAVVVNDAAADNNGRRHAAAENSHDSSSSGSRGGGGVVDGGEDAATAIDWDSLIPPVDDLAFSGVDDLTRVIWPHN